DNA sequence from the Polyangiaceae bacterium genome:
GGGCGAGGGGAACCTCACTGACAACTGCCAGCGACCCAGAGGTAGAGCTGTCCAGATTTGAGGCCTTCATTGGAGTCGACGACGCGTTCTGCAGACGTGATCTCGAAGAACGCTTCAAGAGTCCCCGAGGCGATCAGGTCGGAGTGGCTCACGTTCCCAGACAGCGTGCTTCCTGGGTAGGTTTGTCCGGCGCGGAATGAAACCTGCTTGGGTGTGTCATCGATGCGCACGAACTTCGTCACCGTGATGTCGAAGCCGTACCGAGCGTCGTAGTCGCCCACGGTGGGGACCAGCGTGGTCATGTCATCTTGCCACGAAATCACCACGCTACCCCCCACGCCGTCCTCGCGGGTCGCCGTGAAGCCTTCGCCACACACCGTGCTTCCGGGGTCCTGGTCGTAGGTGCCCGTGACATCGATCCCATCGAGCTCACCAAACAGGACGATTTGCATCGGCCCATTCAGGTCGGGTCGAGGTGGGGCATCTGCGAAGGGATCGGTCGCTGCGTCCATCGCGTCAGAACCCGCTTGGCCGTCATCGGAGGCGTCTGGGGTTGCGCCGCCGCTACCTCCAGAGCCTCCAATCCCTCCCTCCCCAGCGCTGCCGGCGTTGCCAGCGCTCGATACGTCCGCGCCAGCATCTGCGCCGCTCTTCGCGGGGTTGTCACTGCTGCAGGCTGAGCTGCAGATCAATCCCGTCGTGACCCATGCAAGGATGGCTAGCGTTCGCATCTGAGTTCCCCCTAGTTATCGAAGTTGCGTTGCGCCGCCTAGCTCGAGCGTGGTTTTTCGCGAGCAACGGGTGAAAAACTCACGGGATCCGGACATCGGTTCGACGCACCCCACCGAGCCCGCAAGCCGTCAACCCAGCCCGCGCATCGCCCAGCCATCTGGTGGTGCTGCGTCGGTGGAGCGTGCGGGCGCTTGGTATCACCAATTGCGGTCTTCTCGACCCCACGAGGGCGATGACGGCGAACGAATCGAGTTCGCGCGCGATTATCTGCAAATCAGGGCGGCGCTTGGTCTAACTTTGGGCAGGGACGTGGAGGCAGACCCCTTGTTCGCCACGGCGAGACCGCAACGATGACTGAAGACGTGTTTGGCATACTCGGCACTACGGTTGCCGGCGCCTATCACGTGGAGGAGACCGTCGCCGAAGGCGGCTTCGGTGTTGTCTACCGCGCGTATCACGCCGGCTTTCGCGCGCCGGTTGCGTTGAAGTGTCTGAAGATCCCCCAGGGGCTCGGTGCCGCGGGGCAAGAGCTGTTTCTCGAACAGTTTCGGGCAGAAGCGGAGCTGTTGTTTCGGCTTTCTGCCAGCATCCCTACGGTCGTGCGTCCGCTCCACGTCGACGCGTTGATCGCTCCCGGGGGCGCTTTCGTGCCCTTCATGGCCCTTGAGTGGCTCGAGGGCGAGACCCTGGAGGCGCTGGTCAGGCGGCGCAAGGCAGAAGGCCGCGCACCTCTTTCCGTGAAGAAACTCGCTCGTCTGCTCACTCCGGTAGCGCGCGCGCTGGAACGGGCCCACAATTTTTCCTCGCCGGAAGGCCCGATTTCCATCGTGCATCGGGATCTGAAGCCTGAGAACATCTTCCTCGCGCGGGTCGCCGGTGAAGATGTGGTGAAGATCCTGGATTTCGGGATCGGAAAGGCCAAGAGCGTCGCGTCCCAGGTGGCGGGACGCGCGAGCCAGAACAACGCGGGCGTCGCGTCGTTCACCCCAGCCTATGGAGCGCCAGAACAATGGTTGCCCAAGCGTTATGGCCAGACAGGACCTTGGACTGACGTCTGGGGTCTCGCGCTCACCCTGGTTGAGTCCCTCACTGCGCGCCCCGTGATCGACGGCGACCACGCCGCGATGATGGGCTGCGCGCTCGACGAACAGCGCCGACCAACGCCCAGAAACGAGGGCTGCGTGGTCAGCGACGAAGTCGAAGCCGTGTTCCAGCGCGCCCTCGCGGTGGATCCTCGGCATCGCTATGCGGACGCGGGTCTGTTCTGGAACGACCTCTTGGGCGCCGTTGGGCTTCACGAGATGGTGAGCACCGGCCTGCGTCGCGATTCACGGGCGGAAGGCTATCGCTTCCCCGAGAGCGAGCGCCTGGAGCTCGAGCGACCGTCGAGCACGCCGCCGCCCTCCCAGATGGGGCTTGGGCCAGGAACTCCGGTTGAGTTGGCGACGCACCCCGCAGCGGAGATCCCCGACCTGGCGCTGCCAGTACCAGCTGCAGCCTCCGCACCTCGTCAGCAGGTCGTGAAGCCCAGACGCCCCTTGAGCCTGGACTTGGACCTGCCGGAGGGCGAGCGGCCTGCGGTTCGTAGCCCGAGCGGTGCAAACTGGCCCGCAGTCAACGCGGACCGACCTCCGAGCAGCCTGTCCGGACAGCGACCCGCGGTGCGTAGCGGGTCGAGCGGCGCGAACTGGCCTGCCGTGAGCGAGTCGGCGCCCGTTTCTTCCAAGCCCGAGCCGATGTCTGGTCCGCGGCCCAGCAGTCAAAGCGGAAGCCGTCCGGCTCTCGCTTCGGCGCCTGCTCAGCTCGACGCGCTGCCGCCGGTGTCCATCGGCAACCGAAGTGGAGTGTCTGGGCAGCATCCGGCCGTCGCACGTGCGCTGCGCGTCTCGCCCGCTCAAACGGAACCGTCGTTACGTCAACGCCTGTTGGTGCCTGGCTCGTTCGTCATCGCAGGCATCGTGTTGTCCATCGTCCAT
Encoded proteins:
- a CDS encoding protein kinase, with product MTEDVFGILGTTVAGAYHVEETVAEGGFGVVYRAYHAGFRAPVALKCLKIPQGLGAAGQELFLEQFRAEAELLFRLSASIPTVVRPLHVDALIAPGGAFVPFMALEWLEGETLEALVRRRKAEGRAPLSVKKLARLLTPVARALERAHNFSSPEGPISIVHRDLKPENIFLARVAGEDVVKILDFGIGKAKSVASQVAGRASQNNAGVASFTPAYGAPEQWLPKRYGQTGPWTDVWGLALTLVESLTARPVIDGDHAAMMGCALDEQRRPTPRNEGCVVSDEVEAVFQRALAVDPRHRYADAGLFWNDLLGAVGLHEMVSTGLRRDSRAEGYRFPESERLELERPSSTPPPSQMGLGPGTPVELATHPAAEIPDLALPVPAAASAPRQQVVKPRRPLSLDLDLPEGERPAVRSPSGANWPAVNADRPPSSLSGQRPAVRSGSSGANWPAVSESAPVSSKPEPMSGPRPSSQSGSRPALASAPAQLDALPPVSIGNRSGVSGQHPAVARALRVSPAQTEPSLRQRLLVPGSFVIAGIVLSIVHGFYASQTGEVLAVGPVRVGWIAGLLVVVGIALGVLRVTRSPS